The genomic interval GTAGAAGGCCTATTAATTGGCCTTTTTACAAGAGGGCATATTCTTATAGAAGGAGTTCCCGGTCTTGCGAAAACCTGCGCTGTTAAAGCTCTATCTCAAACAATAAATGCGGACTTTAAACGAATTCAATTTACTCCCGACCTTTTGCCGGCTGATATTATCGGAACAGAAATTTATGAGCCTAAAACAGGTGAGTTTAAAATTAAAAAAGGCCCAATTTTTCATAATATCATACTTGCTGACGAAATAAATAGAGCTCCATCTAAAGTCCAAGCAGCTTTGCTTGAAGCCATGCAAGAACGACAAATTACAATTGGAGATGCAACTTTTCCTTTAAAAGAACCATTTCTTGTTCTTGCAACTCAAAATCCAATTGAACAAGAAGGAACATACCCTTTGCCTGAAGCTCAAATTGACAGATTTATGCTTAAAATATTAATTAGCTATCCGTCAAAGGCCGAAGAAAAGGAAATAATGAAACGGGTTGCTTTTTCAAAACCAAACTCTATAAATAAAATAATCGAAGCTCATGAGCTTGAAGAAATATTTAATATTATTCAGTCCATTTATGTTGATGAAAGTATTAAAGAATATATTGTAGATATTGTTGATGCTACTCGAAATCCTAGTGATTATCGAATTGATATTTCAAAATATATACAATACGGAGCTTCGCCACGGGCAACTATATTTTTAAGCCTTGCGGCAAGAGCCTATGCC from Desulfobacterales bacterium carries:
- a CDS encoding AAA family ATPase, with protein sequence MEEIKKHVHEKHIIVKQIKDEISKVLIGQDKLVEGLLIGLFTRGHILIEGVPGLAKTCAVKALSQTINADFKRIQFTPDLLPADIIGTEIYEPKTGEFKIKKGPIFHNIILADEINRAPSKVQAALLEAMQERQITIGDATFPLKEPFLVLATQNPIEQEGTYPLPEAQIDRFMLKILISYPSKAEEKEIMKRVAFSKPNSINKIIEAHELEEIFNIIQSIYVDESIKEYIVDIVDATRNPSDYRIDISKYIQYGASPRATIFLSLAARAYAFIQKRPFVTPQDIKTIAPDILRHRIILTYEAEAEDITTDEIINQIFESVPVP